The genome window CCTTGGTAGACGCACAAACCAAATTTAACAACGAGGCCTCTTGAATTTTCACCAATATTTTATGGatgttcaaaactttaaaataaaaccgtgcaaacttttttaaaagaaatctCATTATGCAACTTGGTTCTGTGGAGTTGTCACAGTTCATATTTGAAATATCgcaaatttccacattttgaaacttttttgaaacaattcaatattacagaaaaaacattttatgctTGCTTTTGAACAAATACAACTACAATTCGTCATTGGAATAAGGCACATGATAAACGTGGGCTTTGAGTAATGCATAAGAAAAATatgtgaataaataaataataattgatTAATTAAATCAATTATCATCTAAAGTCACTTCCTTCTCCTCTTTCGGCTCATTCGTCGTCACATCAGCAGTGGCCGCCTCGTACACCTTCTTAAGCTCCGGAACAATCTCCTCCTTTGTGAATTCGGATGCGGCCTCGTACTTCTCTGCAACCCATTCTCGGATGTTCTTGTGGGTTTCCGGGTCCTGAAGCTTCTCCTTGTACTCGTTGAACTTGTCACGGATTGCTGGAGACGCCGTCTCCTTGAACCATCCGGCGGCATTGTTCAGACCTCCGCTGACCTGCAAGAACGGAAATTCAGAGTTTGCgatgtaattttttgtttttgagaaaagctTTGGCAAATAATTCTCAAAACGCTAAGGCACTTAGAGGCATAGGCTGAGGGCAAAAAGGCTTAGCTCTGTAGGCAGGTACATCGTTGCAgatttttaatgttgaaaTTACATTATCTACCTGACTGATATAAGCGTCTTTATGATTGTTATAGAAGTTGGTGAGCTTCTCCATCTCGAATTTTggtcagattttgaaaaagaaattcaaaaataattgtttttttgttaaaaaaatacgtGATTGAAAAGTTAgagaatccaaaaaaatccgaagGCCACGTAAAAATTGagcgaatttttaaattcttaaaCATTTAGTTACAAAAGTTTGGCACGTGGCTTTTTGTAGGCTTGCCTGTCTATGCCTGCCTTGCCTTTTGGAAATTGTCCAAATCAGTGGGAAGTTAGAAGTAAGTATTAGAACGACcagacacaaaaaaaaaagatgggCAGGCACATAGGCAAGCAGACATAAAGCTTTTTCTTAACCTACCGTATCAGTGAACCCGTCCCACCAATCGGCTTGCACAGAACTGGCGAGCAAAAGTGTGATCAAAAGTGTAAAGACGACTGGACGCATTTTGTGgagagtctgaaaattttaaaattttaaactttatattttattaatgaaaacgaaaagagaaaaagcaGCAGTGTTGCCAGAGTGTCTACAATTCtggagaaaaactgaaattatataGTGCTGAGAGGATGAGTCATGTGAAAACGGGGGCcgttatcattttttatttggtgaaaaattgagtgagTGGGCATCATGATCATAACatatttaacattttctcTTGGCGGCACAAGGAAAGAGCGTAAGAAATTTCTGggcatttctggaaatttcagaaaatttcaaagtgggacattttccaaataa of Caenorhabditis elegans chromosome II contains these proteins:
- the K02B7.3 gene encoding Phage protein (Confirmed by transcript evidence); this encodes MEKLTNFYNNHKDAYISQVSGGLNNAAGWFKETASPAIRDKFNEYKEKLQDPETHKNIREWVAEKYEAASEFTKEEIVPELKKVYEAATADVTTNEPKEEKEVTLDDN
- the K02B7.3 gene encoding DUF148 domain-containing protein (Confirmed by transcript evidence), whose product is MRPVVFTLLITLLLASSVQADWWDGFTDTVSGGLNNAAGWFKETASPAIRDKFNEYKEKLQDPETHKNIREWVAEKYEAASEFTKEEIVPELKKVYEAATADVTTNEPKEEKEVTLDDN